The Chrysemys picta bellii isolate R12L10 chromosome 12, ASM1138683v2, whole genome shotgun sequence genome has a segment encoding these proteins:
- the LOC135974585 gene encoding olfactory receptor 14A16-like — translation MSNQTTMTEFLLLGFSDVPELQILHFVVFLVLYLVSLLGNLLIITAIALNHQLHTPMYFFLMNLSILDLGSISVTVPKSMANSLMNTRVISYSGCFAQVFLFFFFASADFAILTIMAYDRYVAICQPLHYETVMNRKACVQMAASAWISVFLYSAVHTGNTFAISFCGGNMVDQFFCEIPHLLKLACSDSDLSEVRFLMFSVCLTSSCFVFIIVSYVQIFTTVVRIPSEQGRHKAFSTCLPHLIVVSLFICTGTFAYLKPTSNSTSGLDLVVAVLYSVLPPMMNPIIYSMRNKELKGALSKLIGWRLFSKNKMSIFLLQ, via the coding sequence atgtccaaccaaaccaCCATGACCgaattccttctcctgggattctctgatgttccggaactgcagattttacactttGTAGTGTTTCTAGTGCTTTACCTGGTATCCCTGCTGGGGAAccttctcatcatcacagccataGCCCTCAACCACCAACTTCACACCCCGATGTatttcttcctgatgaatctgtccatcctagacctcgggtccatctctgtcaccgtccccaaatccatggccaactccctcatgaacacaAGGGTTATTTCTTATTCTGGATGTTTTGCCCaagtctttcttttcttcttcttcgctTCAGCAGATTTTGCCATACTGACCATCATGGCATATGACCGGTATGtggccatctgccaaccactgcactatgagacaGTGATGAACAGaaaagcttgtgtccaaatggccgccagtgcctggatcagtgtTTTTCTCTACTCTGCAGTGCACACTGGAAACACGTTTGCAATatccttctgtggaggcaacatggtggatcagttcttctgtgaaatcccccatctcctcaagctcgcctgctctgactcagacctcagtgaagtcAGGTTTCTCATGTTTAGtgtgtgcttaacttcaagctgctttgttttcataattgtgtcatatgttcagatcttcaccacagtggtgagaatcccctctgagcagggccggcataaagccttctccacgtgcctccctcacctcattgtggtctccttGTTTATTTGCACAGGGACCTTTGCCTACTTGAAACCCACCTCCAACTCAACCTCAGGTCTGGATCTAgtggtggctgttctctattcTGTGTTGCCTCCAATGATGAATccgatcatctacagcatgagaaACAAGGAGCTCAAAGGTGCACTGAGTAAACTGATAGGTTGGAGGTTATTCTCTAAGaataaaatgtccatatttctccTTCAGTAA